The Rhodopseudomonas palustris genome window below encodes:
- a CDS encoding ABC transporter ATP-binding protein, producing MTEAAEINRSRSDAAPAAVTAPLLSVKNIEVVYDDVILVLRGLSLDVPQGAIVALLGANGAGKSTTLKAISGLLKTEDGEVTRGEIVFDGMRIDGVDPDKIVRRGIFQVMEGRRIISDMTSLENLRLGAFTRSDRNVAADIDMVYNYFPRLKERTGLAGYLSGGEQQMLAIGRALMARPKMILMDEPSMGLSPLLVKEVFSIIRQINRDLGVTILLVEQNARAALSVASHGYIMEQGKVVLDGTADELRDNEDVKEFYLGGAGDQRKSFKNLKSFKRRKRWL from the coding sequence ATGACCGAAGCCGCGGAAATCAATCGATCTCGGTCCGACGCCGCTCCCGCAGCCGTCACCGCTCCCCTCCTCAGCGTCAAGAACATCGAGGTGGTCTATGACGACGTCATCCTGGTGCTGCGCGGCCTCAGTCTCGACGTACCGCAGGGCGCGATCGTGGCGCTGCTCGGCGCCAACGGCGCCGGCAAGTCGACCACGCTGAAGGCGATCTCCGGCCTGCTCAAGACCGAGGACGGCGAGGTGACCCGCGGCGAGATCGTGTTCGACGGGATGCGGATCGACGGCGTCGACCCGGACAAGATCGTCCGCCGCGGCATCTTTCAGGTGATGGAAGGCCGCCGCATCATCTCCGACATGACCTCGCTGGAAAACCTGCGGCTCGGCGCCTTCACCCGCAGCGACCGCAACGTCGCCGCCGATATCGACATGGTCTACAACTACTTCCCGCGGCTGAAGGAGCGCACCGGCCTCGCCGGCTATCTGAGCGGCGGCGAACAGCAGATGCTGGCGATCGGCCGTGCGCTGATGGCGCGGCCGAAGATGATCCTGATGGACGAGCCGTCGATGGGCCTGTCGCCGCTGCTGGTGAAAGAGGTGTTCTCGATCATCAGGCAGATCAACCGCGACCTCGGCGTCACCATCCTGCTGGTCGAACAGAACGCCCGCGCCGCGCTCTCGGTGGCGAGCCACGGCTACATCATGGAGCAAGGCAAGGTCGTGCTCGACGGCACAGCCGACGAGCTGCGCGACAACGAGGACGTGAAAGAGTTCTACCTCGGCGGCGCCGGCGACCAACGCAAGAGCTTCAAGAATCTGAAGAGCTTCAAGCGGAGGAAGCGCTGGTTGTGA
- a CDS encoding branched-chain amino acid ABC transporter permease, with protein sequence MANASLIPAGDFRTSYAADTTIFPTRTSRNAAILGIVLISFAPLVLTSYWLSVLIQIGIFGIAALGLNILVGFTGQISIGHAAFFLLGAYTSAYLNNNLPIPVFFTIPLAGVITALVGLVFGLPAARLKGLYLVIATLAAQYILIDFFSRAEWFSGGSVPASANPFSLFGYMLRGDKQYFYVVLAYLLVSYLLVTNLMRTRDGRALVAVRDHYLSAEIMGINLTKYRTLSFGLAAFFAGIAGALYAHYQLVVSNEGFGIERSILFLAMIIIGGIGSISGTLMGTAFVVLLPEAMEWISMELKGGAIDRALQLNNNLTFLREIAIGLIIIAFLVFEPDGLAHRWRQIKAYWKLYPFSH encoded by the coding sequence ATGGCGAATGCATCCCTGATTCCCGCCGGCGATTTCCGCACCAGCTACGCCGCCGACACCACGATCTTCCCGACCAGGACCAGCCGCAACGCGGCGATCCTCGGCATCGTGCTGATCTCGTTCGCGCCGCTGGTGCTGACGAGCTACTGGCTGAGCGTGCTGATCCAGATCGGCATCTTCGGCATCGCGGCACTCGGCCTGAACATTCTGGTCGGCTTCACCGGCCAGATTTCGATCGGCCACGCCGCGTTCTTCCTGCTGGGCGCCTATACTTCGGCCTATCTCAACAACAACCTGCCGATCCCGGTGTTCTTCACCATCCCGCTCGCCGGCGTCATCACCGCGCTGGTCGGCCTCGTGTTCGGCCTGCCGGCGGCGCGGCTGAAGGGGCTGTATCTCGTCATCGCCACGCTGGCGGCGCAATACATCCTGATCGACTTCTTCTCCCGCGCCGAATGGTTCTCCGGCGGCTCGGTGCCGGCCTCTGCCAATCCGTTCTCGCTGTTCGGCTACATGCTGCGCGGCGACAAGCAATATTTCTACGTGGTGCTGGCCTATCTGCTGGTCAGCTATCTGCTGGTGACCAATCTGATGCGGACCCGCGACGGCCGGGCGCTGGTGGCGGTGCGCGACCATTATCTGTCCGCCGAGATCATGGGCATCAATCTCACCAAATATCGCACGCTGTCGTTCGGCTTGGCGGCGTTCTTCGCCGGCATCGCCGGGGCGCTGTACGCGCATTATCAGCTCGTGGTGTCGAACGAGGGCTTCGGCATCGAGCGCTCGATCCTGTTCCTGGCGATGATCATCATCGGCGGCATCGGCTCGATCTCGGGCACGCTGATGGGCACCGCCTTCGTGGTGCTGCTTCCGGAAGCGATGGAATGGATCAGCATGGAACTGAAGGGCGGCGCCATCGACCGCGCGCTGCAGCTCAACAACAACCTGACCTTCCTGCGCGAGATCGCGATCGGCCTGATCATCATCGCCTTCCTGGTGTTCGAACCGGACGGCCTCGCGCATCGCTGGCGGCAGATCAAGGCGTACTGGAAGCTCTACCCGTTTTCGCACTGA
- a CDS encoding glycosyltransferase codes for MNVLHAYKVYRPDVDGGIPEVIAKLTQPNAAGDRAEILVARDRGPPRRYVLDGTPVRAVGSFGQISSMPIAPGFPLALRAAARRFDVLALHYPFPLNDLGVALGIPDDVAVVVHWHADIIGRGAVMPLLAPLIRRTLARADRIVVSHQSIFDGSSFLQPHAAKCVSIPFGVDTSEWTTIDDATRRRIEDLKREHPRLIVAMGRLVPYKGFSVLIEALQQIDGEVVIIGEGAERDNLQRLAQRLGVSDRLRLPGFLPRDEVKAYFHAARLFALPSVTIAEAFGLVQIEAMAVGLPVVNTALPTAVPTIARDGLEGLTVPVNDAPRLAAAINRLLDDPRLAADLGEAGRQRVAAEYELTVFQSAIRQVYEIAVESRRSRSAGEQTKT; via the coding sequence ATGAACGTCTTGCACGCCTACAAGGTCTATCGCCCGGACGTCGACGGCGGCATCCCCGAGGTGATCGCCAAGCTGACGCAGCCGAACGCCGCCGGCGACCGGGCCGAGATTCTCGTCGCGCGCGACCGCGGCCCGCCGCGGCGCTACGTGCTCGACGGCACGCCGGTGCGCGCCGTCGGTTCGTTCGGCCAGATCTCCTCGATGCCGATCGCGCCCGGCTTTCCGCTCGCGCTGCGTGCCGCGGCGCGCCGGTTCGACGTGCTGGCGCTGCACTATCCGTTTCCGCTGAACGACCTCGGTGTCGCGCTGGGAATCCCCGACGACGTCGCCGTCGTGGTGCACTGGCATGCCGACATCATCGGTCGCGGTGCGGTGATGCCACTGCTGGCGCCGCTGATCCGCCGCACCCTCGCTCGCGCCGACCGGATCGTCGTCTCGCATCAATCGATCTTCGACGGTTCGAGCTTTCTGCAGCCCCACGCCGCCAAATGCGTGAGCATCCCGTTCGGCGTCGACACCAGCGAATGGACGACGATCGACGACGCAACCCGGCGGAGGATCGAGGATCTGAAGCGCGAGCACCCGCGCCTGATCGTGGCGATGGGACGGCTGGTTCCATACAAGGGCTTCTCCGTCCTGATCGAGGCGTTGCAGCAGATCGACGGCGAGGTGGTGATCATCGGCGAGGGCGCGGAACGCGACAATCTTCAGCGCCTTGCCCAGCGGCTCGGCGTCTCCGATCGGCTGCGGCTCCCCGGCTTCCTGCCGCGCGACGAGGTCAAGGCCTATTTCCACGCCGCCAGGCTGTTCGCGCTGCCATCGGTGACGATCGCGGAGGCGTTCGGCCTGGTCCAGATCGAGGCCATGGCGGTCGGGCTTCCCGTCGTCAACACCGCGCTGCCGACGGCGGTGCCGACCATCGCCCGCGACGGCCTGGAAGGCCTGACGGTGCCGGTCAACGACGCTCCGCGACTGGCCGCCGCGATCAACCGCCTGCTCGACGACCCCCGGCTGGCCGCCGACCTCGGCGAAGCCGGGCGGCAGCGCGTCGCGGCCGAATACGAGCTGACCGTATTCCAGTCCGCTATCCGGCAAGTCTATGAAATTGCGGTTGAATCGAGGCGAAGCCGTTCTGCCGGCGAGCAAACAAAGACTTGA
- a CDS encoding ABC transporter permease — MTDSTSSATAPIPSAPPPTRHLQRGFTLKQYLDLILTLAHKEVKVRYKNNVLGYLWSIANPLASAMVFYFALQVIMRSNVENYVVFLTIGLFAWQWFSNYLMGACGIFLANGSLIKKSVFPRFVLPIALNLQDTFHYVMSVPVTLGFLLAYHLPVGWHVIPGMLLIIPAQFMLLLGLGLAISSANLFFRDMERILAIGLNMMFYLSPVIYPIERVPDHYRPLLHLNPMTSLIEAWRALFMKGIIDWHNIGLAYAYAAVAMAVGVFVYRRLVHRFAEVI, encoded by the coding sequence ATGACCGATTCCACTTCCAGCGCGACAGCGCCGATCCCGAGCGCGCCGCCTCCCACCAGGCATCTGCAGCGCGGCTTCACGCTGAAGCAGTATCTCGATCTGATCCTCACCCTCGCGCACAAGGAGGTGAAGGTCCGGTACAAGAACAACGTGCTCGGCTATCTGTGGTCGATCGCCAATCCGCTGGCATCGGCGATGGTGTTCTACTTCGCCCTGCAAGTGATCATGAGGTCGAACGTCGAGAACTACGTCGTGTTCCTGACCATCGGCCTGTTCGCCTGGCAGTGGTTCAGCAATTATCTGATGGGCGCCTGCGGTATCTTCCTGGCCAACGGCAGCCTGATCAAGAAGTCGGTGTTTCCCCGCTTCGTGCTGCCGATCGCGCTGAACCTGCAGGACACGTTTCACTACGTGATGTCGGTTCCGGTGACGCTCGGCTTTCTGCTGGCCTACCACCTGCCGGTGGGATGGCACGTCATCCCCGGAATGCTGCTGATCATTCCCGCGCAGTTCATGCTGCTGCTGGGACTGGGCCTCGCGATTTCCTCCGCCAATCTGTTCTTCCGAGACATGGAGAGGATTCTCGCCATCGGATTGAACATGATGTTCTATCTGTCGCCGGTGATCTATCCGATCGAACGCGTGCCCGATCACTATCGGCCGCTGCTGCACCTCAATCCGATGACGTCGCTGATCGAGGCGTGGCGCGCGCTGTTCATGAAGGGCATCATCGACTGGCACAATATCGGACTGGCCTATGCGTACGCCGCGGTCGCGATGGCGGTCGGCGTCTTCGTGTATCGCCGGCTGGTCCACCGTTTCGCCGAAGTCATCTAG
- the rfbA gene encoding glucose-1-phosphate thymidylyltransferase RfbA: MAKPKYKGIILAGGRGTRLFPATISISKQLIPLYDKPMVYYPLSTLMLAGIREVMIISTPSALPLYQELLGDGHQIGMEFEYAVQAEARGLAEAFIIGEKFIGRANAALALGDNVFHGSGVGDGIRKASARDRGASVFAYWVHDPERYGVVEFDDDGKSISIEEKPDKPKSNYAVTGLYFYDNDVVEIAKGVRPSERGELEITAVNNIYLANGALNVEKLGRGDAWLDTGTHDTLLEASHFVQTIEKRQGQKIACIEEIAWRMGFIDDEELEQLAHPLIASGYGKYILNLLRH, encoded by the coding sequence ATGGCGAAGCCTAAGTACAAGGGTATCATCCTGGCCGGGGGACGGGGAACTCGGCTCTTCCCGGCGACGATCTCGATCAGCAAGCAGCTCATCCCGCTCTACGACAAGCCGATGGTGTATTACCCGCTGAGCACCCTGATGCTGGCGGGCATTCGCGAGGTGATGATCATCTCGACGCCGAGCGCGCTGCCGCTGTACCAGGAACTGCTCGGCGACGGTCATCAGATCGGCATGGAATTCGAGTACGCCGTGCAGGCCGAAGCGCGCGGCCTCGCCGAGGCTTTCATCATCGGCGAGAAATTCATCGGACGCGCCAATGCGGCCCTGGCGCTGGGCGACAACGTGTTTCACGGCTCGGGCGTCGGCGACGGTATCCGCAAGGCCTCGGCCCGCGATCGCGGCGCATCGGTTTTCGCCTATTGGGTGCACGATCCGGAGCGGTACGGCGTGGTCGAGTTCGACGATGACGGCAAGTCGATCTCGATCGAGGAGAAGCCGGACAAGCCCAAGAGCAACTACGCGGTCACCGGGCTGTATTTCTACGACAACGACGTGGTCGAGATCGCCAAAGGCGTCAGGCCGTCGGAACGCGGCGAACTGGAAATCACCGCGGTCAACAACATCTATCTGGCCAACGGCGCGCTGAACGTCGAGAAGCTCGGACGTGGCGACGCCTGGCTCGACACCGGCACCCACGATACGCTGCTCGAGGCCAGCCATTTCGTCCAGACCATCGAGAAGCGGCAGGGCCAGAAGATCGCCTGCATCGAAGAGATCGCCTGGCGGATGGGCTTCATCGACGACGAGGAACTGGAGCAACTGGCGCATCCTCTGATCGCCAGCGGCTACGGCAAGTACATCCTGAACCTGCTGCGGCATTGA
- a CDS encoding glycosyltransferase family 4 protein → MRLLLTTYHHAFLAPGGGETEFLQLAEYMNENGVRADFYGHASRPLRYYDAVVHFSAVGGGQILLRNVREQGKPIILIPNYNFFNPSAGSLPVVQEHFDLADVIVLRTEAEAELCRNLFTMTHDKIVVVPPGISAAFARPVPDDLFRSAYGVGRFVLWVGVLDEAKQQLQAIEALRDLDVPLIFIGGYRDRAYYAKCKAAASEQVRFLPYLQPGSDIIRSAMQSCSVYLELGEDFPGHSAIEAGLAGAPLVLRDHPWSRELLGDDVGYVESSAPDAVVRAVAGTLENGKRGALVERIKQRLVQPQTTALLIEEIERFLSGRPGGS, encoded by the coding sequence ATGCGGTTATTGTTGACCACCTATCATCATGCCTTCCTGGCGCCGGGTGGCGGCGAGACCGAGTTTCTGCAACTCGCCGAGTACATGAACGAGAACGGCGTGCGCGCCGATTTCTATGGCCATGCCTCGCGGCCACTACGATACTACGATGCCGTCGTGCATTTTTCCGCCGTCGGCGGCGGGCAGATCCTGCTGCGCAATGTGCGCGAGCAGGGCAAGCCGATCATCCTGATTCCGAACTACAACTTCTTCAATCCGTCCGCCGGGTCGCTGCCGGTGGTGCAGGAGCATTTCGATCTGGCGGATGTGATCGTGCTGCGCACCGAGGCGGAAGCCGAATTGTGCCGAAACCTGTTCACGATGACGCACGACAAGATCGTCGTCGTGCCGCCCGGCATCAGCGCCGCCTTCGCCCGCCCGGTGCCGGACGACCTGTTCCGTTCTGCCTACGGTGTCGGGCGCTTCGTGCTGTGGGTCGGCGTGCTCGACGAGGCCAAGCAGCAATTGCAGGCGATCGAGGCGCTGCGCGATCTCGACGTGCCGCTGATCTTCATCGGCGGCTATCGCGACCGCGCGTACTACGCGAAGTGCAAGGCTGCGGCGTCCGAGCAGGTGCGCTTCCTTCCCTATCTGCAGCCGGGCTCCGACATCATCCGCTCGGCGATGCAGAGCTGTTCGGTGTATCTGGAACTCGGCGAGGACTTCCCGGGACATTCGGCGATCGAGGCCGGGTTGGCCGGCGCGCCGCTGGTGCTGCGCGACCATCCGTGGTCGCGCGAATTGCTCGGCGACGACGTCGGCTACGTCGAATCGTCCGCGCCCGATGCGGTGGTCCGCGCGGTGGCCGGAACGCTGGAAAACGGCAAGCGCGGGGCGCTGGTCGAGCGGATCAAGCAGCGGCTGGTACAGCCGCAGACCACCGCACTGCTGATCGAGGAGATCGAGCGTTTCCTCTCGGGGCGGCCGGGCGGATCGTAA
- a CDS encoding branched-chain amino acid ABC transporter permease — translation MNTQLLFQLLVNGLVVGTLYGVVAMSFVLIYKATQVVNFAQGELLLIGAWVCWALLAKYQVPFYVGMPLTLVFMFAFGIAIQIVVLRPMIGEPIISVIMVTIALSTVFQATLKWIFGVNPQPFPQIFTSQSVSIGGLQIQTVYVMSLVVSIAMMIGMAWFFRVSKYGLAMRATAFNQQVAQSLGISVKSVFAMAWAISATVSAVAGVVVAVVNGVSSGLSAYGIKVFPAAILGGLDSIGGAVLGGIIIGLLENLAQYIDSEYLHWGNLYEIAPFYVMIIILMIKPYGLFGTKDIERI, via the coding sequence ATGAACACACAGCTTCTGTTCCAGCTTCTCGTCAACGGCCTCGTGGTCGGCACGCTGTACGGCGTGGTGGCGATGAGTTTCGTGCTGATCTACAAGGCCACGCAGGTCGTCAACTTCGCCCAGGGGGAGCTGCTGCTGATCGGCGCCTGGGTGTGCTGGGCGCTGCTGGCGAAATATCAGGTGCCGTTCTATGTCGGCATGCCGCTGACGCTGGTGTTCATGTTCGCGTTCGGCATCGCGATCCAGATCGTGGTGCTGCGGCCGATGATCGGCGAGCCGATCATCTCGGTGATCATGGTGACGATCGCGCTCTCCACCGTATTCCAGGCGACGCTGAAATGGATCTTCGGCGTCAACCCGCAGCCGTTCCCGCAGATCTTCACCAGCCAGTCGGTGTCGATCGGTGGGCTGCAGATCCAGACCGTCTATGTGATGAGTCTGGTGGTCTCGATCGCGATGATGATCGGGATGGCGTGGTTCTTCCGGGTGTCGAAATACGGCCTGGCGATGCGCGCCACCGCGTTCAACCAGCAGGTCGCGCAGTCGCTCGGCATCTCGGTGAAAAGCGTGTTCGCGATGGCCTGGGCGATCTCGGCCACGGTCTCGGCGGTCGCCGGCGTCGTCGTCGCCGTGGTCAACGGCGTGTCGTCCGGCCTGTCGGCCTACGGCATCAAGGTGTTCCCGGCGGCGATCCTCGGCGGGCTCGACTCGATCGGCGGCGCGGTGCTCGGCGGCATCATCATCGGCCTTTTGGAAAACCTCGCGCAGTATATCGACAGCGAATATCTGCACTGGGGCAATCTCTACGAAATCGCGCCGTTCTACGTGATGATCATCATCCTGATGATCAAGCCTTACGGCCTGTTCGGCACCAAGGACATCGAGCGCATCTGA
- a CDS encoding ABC transporter substrate-binding protein, whose translation MTMKSLLSTAAMALVIAGASATAQAQIAIGHLADYSGGTSDVGTPYGQAVADTFAFVNKKGGVGGKQLNVDTNDYGYQVPRAIALYKKWSGGDKVAAIMGWGTADTEALTGFLAQDKIPDMSGSYAAALTDPQGTSGKAKPAPYNFFYGPSYSDAVRAELMWAAEDWKAKGKSGAPKFVHMGANHPYPNAPKAAGEALAKELGFEVLPPLVFALSPGDYSAQCLSLKSSGANYAYLGNTAASNISVMKACKAAGVDVQFMSNVWGMDENAAKAAGDAADGVIFPLRTAVAWGGSAPGMKTVEEISKISDPSGNVYRPVHYVAAVCSALYMKEALDWAAANGGATGENVRKGFYQKKDWVPAGMDGVCNPSTWTDKDHRGTTKVDLYRAKVSGQTDGDLKDLIAKGTIKLEKVKTVDLPRKPEWLGW comes from the coding sequence ATGACGATGAAATCCCTGTTGAGCACGGCAGCGATGGCGCTGGTGATCGCCGGCGCGTCGGCGACCGCGCAGGCGCAGATCGCGATCGGCCATCTCGCCGATTATTCGGGCGGCACCTCGGACGTCGGCACGCCCTACGGCCAGGCCGTCGCCGACACCTTCGCCTTCGTCAACAAGAAGGGCGGCGTCGGCGGCAAGCAGCTCAACGTCGACACCAACGATTACGGTTATCAGGTCCCGCGCGCGATCGCGCTGTACAAGAAATGGTCCGGTGGCGACAAGGTCGCGGCGATCATGGGCTGGGGCACCGCCGACACCGAGGCGCTGACCGGCTTTCTCGCCCAGGACAAGATCCCCGACATGTCCGGCTCCTACGCCGCGGCGCTGACCGATCCCCAAGGCACCAGCGGCAAAGCCAAGCCCGCGCCCTACAACTTCTTCTACGGCCCGTCCTATTCGGACGCGGTGCGCGCCGAGCTGATGTGGGCCGCCGAGGACTGGAAGGCCAAGGGCAAGAGCGGCGCGCCGAAATTCGTCCATATGGGCGCCAACCATCCTTATCCCAACGCGCCGAAGGCCGCCGGCGAAGCGCTTGCCAAGGAGCTCGGCTTCGAAGTGCTGCCGCCGCTGGTGTTCGCGCTGTCGCCGGGCGACTACTCGGCGCAGTGTCTGAGCCTGAAGAGCTCGGGCGCCAACTACGCCTATCTGGGCAACACCGCGGCCTCCAATATTTCGGTGATGAAGGCCTGCAAGGCCGCCGGCGTCGACGTGCAGTTCATGAGCAACGTCTGGGGCATGGACGAGAACGCCGCCAAGGCCGCGGGCGACGCGGCGGACGGCGTGATCTTCCCGCTGCGCACCGCGGTCGCCTGGGGCGGCAGCGCGCCGGGCATGAAGACGGTCGAGGAGATCTCCAAGATCTCCGATCCCTCCGGCAACGTCTATCGCCCGGTGCACTACGTCGCCGCGGTGTGCTCGGCGCTGTACATGAAGGAAGCGCTCGATTGGGCCGCCGCCAACGGCGGCGCGACCGGCGAGAACGTCCGCAAGGGCTTCTACCAGAAGAAGGACTGGGTGCCGGCCGGGATGGACGGCGTCTGCAATCCGTCGACCTGGACCGACAAGGACCACCGCGGCACCACCAAGGTCGATCTGTATCGCGCCAAGGTGTCGGGCCAGACCGACGGCGACCTCAAGGACCTGATCGCCAAGGGCACGATCAAGCTCGAAAAGGTCAAGACCGTCGACCTGCCGCGCAAGCCGGAATGGCTCGGGTGGTGA